The following is a genomic window from Thermodesulfovibrionales bacterium.
TGGACCCTGAATATTAGATACATAAAAACACCAGAAGATTATTCTCTTCTTGCTGGTCTTGAACTCACGGGATTATGAAAATATTTAAGCATGAAAAAATTCCTTTGCAAGCTCTACAAGTGCGTAAACCTTAAGATCCACATAATCTCCCCTTGCACGCGCCTCATCGAGCCTTTCCCTTACCTCAACTAAGGGTATCTCCACAACCTCTAGTTCCTCTAATGGTTCAAGTTTTGGCTCACCTGTTTTCATTAGACTGGTAGCAAGATAACAGGCAAGTTTCTCTGAAGAGATACCACTTGAGGCTGGAAATGTTCCAAGATGAATCAGTTTTTCAGCCTCATATCCTGTTTCTTCCTTTAATTCCCTCCTTGCAACAATCTCAAGGGATTCATTCCTATCATTGAGACCTGCTGGAAATTCGATAACCCAGGCATCAAGAGGTGCCCTCCAGTGCCTTACAAAGATAAAGATCTTCTCTGAATCAGTTTCCCTCACAGGAACTACAACCACCATACCCCTTGCATTCA
Proteins encoded in this region:
- a CDS encoding NUDIX hydrolase, whose product is MGTNKRILHEGRFLRLAELTGLTPSGIPFAWEIVERVNARGMVVVVPVRETDSEKIFIFVRHWRAPLDAWVIEFPAGLNDRNESLEIVARRELKEETGYEAEKLIHLGTFPASSGISSEKLACYLATSLMKTGEPKLEPLEELEVVEIPLVEVRERLDEARARGDYVDLKVYALVELAKEFFHA